A window of Gouania willdenowi chromosome 12, fGouWil2.1, whole genome shotgun sequence contains these coding sequences:
- the ankrd34ba gene encoding ankyrin repeat domain-containing protein 34B has product MDADGKNPIDLGTPLLKAVFLRRLRLTRLLLEGGAYINESDGHGRTPLIVACQTQHVDAQSASRVKLVQFLLDKGADPNIQDKDGRSAVMHACRERAGAEVVSLLLANGADISLQDRTSTSALVYAVTAGDLSVLKLLLDTCKANGKEVIIISTEQFPCGKLKAEQFLTVPSFSPLVQNNMSTPQSPASPSDVQLSTSSSSMCPPKPMFSFKEEEQTSGISSHHSSPSRLRGLGHKVSKLNGLQQPLLRLNSEPWLKIPPSLFYSDKTKDLNQKENFSFHRPLELEEEQWSEESATKDEVSAKQKLSLPGLISSHSASHPNLHSSTPPLLHEVSSSLHSIIQRRKLGSDIYGSDPLLAANVHRGKEPTNARKLSPLRRSGTLGFEHRGSGAFLCDSNSQSRPRSLPPLTFTSVPSNGMGKEFVPKNFLPSAPPGQPKEATRRTLLRRHSMQSERLKTTT; this is encoded by the coding sequence ATGGATGCTGATGGGAAAAATCCCATCGACTTGGGGACTCCGTTGCTCAAAGCGGTTTTCCTGCGTCGCTTGCGCCTCACGCGGCTGCTACTGGAAGGCGGGGCTTACATAAACGAGAGCGACGGCCACGGTCGGACGCCGCTCATTGTGGCCTGTCAAACGCAGCACGTTGACGCCCAGAGTGCCAGTCGGGTCAAGCTGGTCCAGTTCCTCCTGGACAAAGGAGCCGACCCCAACATCCAGGACAAGGACGGGCGCTCGGCGGTCATGCACGCCTGCCGGGAGCGGGCGGGGGCCGAAGTGGTGTCCTTGCTCCTGGCCAATGGGGCCGATATCAGCCTGCAGGATCGGACCAGCACCTCTGCGCTGGTCTACGCCGTCACAGCCGGTGATCTGTCGGTGCTGAAGCTGCTGCTCGACACGTGCAAAGCCAACGGAAAGGAAGTCATTATCATCTCAACCGAGCAGTTCCCATGTGGGAAACTAAAGGCCGAGCAGTTCCTCACTGTGCCAAGCTTCAGTCCTTTGGTTCAGAACAACATGTCCACGCCCCAAAGTCCAGCTTCTCCATCCGACGTCCAGCTCAGCACTTCGTCTTCGTCAATGTGCCCTCCAAAACCAATGTTTTCcttcaaagaagaagaacaaaccaGTGGCATCAGCTCCCATCATTCCTCTCCGTCTAGGCTTCGAGGGCTTGGCCACAAAGTGTCAAAGCTGAATGGACTTCAGCAGCCGCTGCTGAGGCTGAACTCTGAGCCATGGTTGAAGATCCCACCTTCTCTGTTTTACTCAGACAAAACCAAAGACCTGAATCAGAAGGAGAACTTCTCCTTTCATCGTCCTCTTGAGCTGGAGGAGGAGCAATGGTCAGAGGAGAGCGCGACAAAAGACGAAGTTAGTGCCAAACAGAAGCTTTCCTTACCAGGACTGATCTCGTCCCACTCTGCCTCCCACCCAAACCTGCATTCCTCCACACCTCCACTCCTTCACGAGGTCTCATCGAGTCTTCACAGCATCATCCAGCGCCGCAAACTGGGTTCTGACATCTACGGCTCCGACCCTCTGCTGGCCGCGAACGTTCACCGAGGCAAAGAGCCGACAAACGCAAGGAAACTCAGCCCGTTGAGACGTTCTGGGACCTTGGGATTTGAACACAGGGGATCCGGCGCCTTCTTGTGCGACTCAAACTCCCAGTCAAGGCCAAGATCTCTGCCACCCCTGACCTTCACCTCCGTGCCAAGCAACGGGATGGGAAAAGAGTTTGTCCCGAAGAATTTCCTCCCCTCTGCACCTCCTGGACAACCCAAAGAGGCCACCAGGAGGACGCTGCTGAGGAGACACTCCATGCAGTCCGAACGACTAAAAACCACAACCTGA